The DNA sequence GGAATGAGTCTGTGTCATTTCCTCTGCCAGGCGGCCGATGGCTGAAAATGAAACGGTAGGATGTCCGCTCCTTCTAGCGTCCGGAAAAGTCCTGAACAGCTCAGCGACCCTGCCCATTCCTCTTGTAGGAGTAGTCGTGGGATCATAAGCCGGCATGCCTTTCCTGATACCATCCCACCATTCTTCAGGTACAGCAGGATTCTGCCAATATTTTGGATCACTGTTTCCCAGTGACTGAGACGGCATCACAATTGTGCCTTGTTCGCCGACGGCGCTAAGTAATGCCTGAATGACTGCCTGTTCTGCACCGCATACCCAGCCGATTGAACTGAGGCTTGAATGTACAATTAAAGTCATTCCTTCACGCACACCGAGACTTTCAAGATCTTTCCTGAGCGTCTCTGCTGTTATCAGGCTTGTGCTTCTGCTTACTGCTTTTTCTTCACTCATTATGCTTTCACTACTTCCCTGTCATTGTATGTCTCTCACAGTCTATTTTACTTTTTTTTAATAACCAGAGTCTATCTTCCGCCAGCTGTAAATTTCTATTCATACCCTAAATCGACAGAAATAATCGATTTGAGGTAGGTTGCTTAAAATAGGTACTTTAGGACCGATTGTAAATTTTTTTACCTTATTGCTTTTCAAAATGAGCACAATCATTTACAATAAATGAATAGTAAGAATATTCAATTCTTTTTCTGGGAGGAATGCAAAATGAAAATTATGAGTAATGAACAACTTGTCGTCTCGTATCGTGATGCATTGAAAACTGGTATGGAAAAAGAATGGATCAACATACTTAAAGGTGAAATTCAGCGAAGAGGACTAAGGCCATTTAAAAATTAATGAAGCATTTTACCCGTTTAGAATATTCTAAACGGGTTTTTTAGTATTAACCCTTATGAATTTTTTTAACTGTGCAAGGACTCATGTTCAGCTGCTGCTTCTTTTTCCGCCGCAGCAACCCTCAATTATCTTTTGATATTCTTCTTCACTGATAATCCCCGCTTTTTTCATTAAAGCTGAATAGCAGTATATTTTCTTCTGAATTCGTCCCACTTTTCTCACTCCTGCTTTTTATATAGCTTATTCAAAAACGAGAAAAAGTTTCCTTCGGGAAACTTTTTTAGACGCACAAAAAAGCAGAGCCTGTTAAGGCTCTGCTTCCTATCTATTAAGCTTCAAAAAGCAATGATTCCGGATCTTCGATCAGCTCTTTTACGCGCTTCAGGAAGGTAACTGCTTCTTTTCCGTCAACGATGCGGTGGTCGTATGATAATGCTATATACATCATTGGGCGGTTTTCCATCTTCTCGGCATCAATGGCAACCGGGCGCAGCTGGATGCTGTGCATTCCCAGGATGCCTACCTGAGGGCCATTCAGGATCGGTGTTGACAGCAGTGAACCGAATACTCCGCCATTTGTGATTGTGAATGTTCCTCCCTGCAGGTCATTCAGTGAGAGTTTATTGTTTCTTGCTTTGTCAGCAAGATCCATGATGTCGCCTTCTATTTCAGCAAAGTTCTTCCGGTCCGCGTCCCGTACGACAGGAACGACGAGGCCTTCTTTTGCAGAAACAGCGATGCCGATATCATAGAATTTCTTGAGTACCAGCTCGTCACCCTGTATTTCCGCATTCAACAAAGGATTCTTCTTCAGGGCAGCAACAACTGCTTTTGTGAAGAATGACATAAAGCCCAGCTTAACGTCATTTTCTTCAAAGAACTTGTCTTTGCGGCGCTTGCGCAGGTTCATTACATTGGTCATATCAACTTCATTGAACGTTGTCAGCATGGCAGCATTCTGCTGAACCTCAACAAGGCGATTGGCAATCGTCTGTCTGCGGCGGGACATGCGGACGCGTTCGACAGGCTTGCTGTCCTGTGCCGGCTGTGCAGCAGGTCCTGGTGATGCAGCTGCTGGCTTTGATTCTTGCTTTGCTGCCTGTGGATTGTATCCGGAAACATCCTGTGCCCTTACGCGGCCAAGAGGATCGGCTGTCGGCACCTGGCTGAGATCAATGCCTTTTTCCCGGGCCATCTTGCGTGCTGCAGGAGATGCGATCGGACGCTGCTTCTTTTCCTGTTCTTCTTCTGTCTGCGGCTTAGCTTCGTTTGTTACAGGCTCTTTCGGAGCAGCCGGCGGCTCAGATGCCTGAGGCGCTTTCTCAGCTAGTGCTTCTTCAGCAGGAGCACTGCCTTCTGTCGCTTCCGTATCAACTGTCGCAATCGTTTCGCCAACCTGGACAGTGTCACCTTCTTGTGCGCCGAGATCCTTGATGACTCCGCTGTATTCAGAGATGATTTCAACATTGACCTTGTCGGTTTCCAGCTCTACGACATAATCCCCTTTATTGACAAAGTCGCCCGGCTGTTTCAGCCATTGAGCCACCGTACCTTCTGTAATTGATTCCGCCAATTCTGGAACTTTAATTTCTGCCACTTTAAAATCCTCCCTCTTCCGTACGTGTTAAGACTTCATTAATGATGCGCGCTTGTTCTTTTTTGTGGACGTTCGGGTCACCCTCTGCCGGGCTTGAACGGCGGCGTCTTCCGGTATAGGAAACTTTTGCACCGGCTGGAGCCAATTCGGAAAGGCGCGGTTCTACAAAATTCCATGCTCCCATATTCTTCGGCTCTTCCTGAACCCATACGATTTCCTCAACGTTTGGATACTGTTCAAGGATGCTTCTGATTTTCTTCATCGGGAACGGGTAAATTTCTTCGACCCTTAAAATATGAAGCCAGTCAAGGTTAGCTGCATCCTCAATATTCTCATGAAGGTCGATCATGATCTTTCCTGTACCAAATACAATCCTTTTCACCTGATCTTTTGCCTGTCCCAATCCAGGCTGTTCAATGATCGGCTGGAAGGCTCCTTCGCTGAGCTCCAGCCCGTTGGAAGCAACATTCGGGTTGCGCAGCAGGCTCTTAGGCGACATGAGGACAAGTGGCCTTACTTCTTCCCTGTTCAGGATGGCAGCCTGTCTCCTCAGAATATGGAAGTACTGTGCAGATGAAGTCAGGTTGGCAACTGTCCAGTTGTTTTCAGCTGCTAAAGTCAGGAATCTTTCAACCCTGCCGCTCGAGTGCTCTGGCCCCTGGCCTTCATAACCATGAGGCAGAAGCATGACAAGACCGGATTTCTGTCCCCATTTCGCTCTTCCAGCGGATATGAATTGGTCGAACATGACTTGTGCAGCATTGGAGAAGTCACCGTATTGTGCTTCCCACAGCACTAAAGTTTCAGGTGCGAATACATTGTAGCCGTATTCAAAGCCGACAACAGCCATTTCTGACAGCGGGCTGTTATGGACTGCAAATGAAGCTTTAGAAGAAGAAAGCATATGCAATGGTGAATAAGCTTTTCCTGAACTGCTGTCATGAAGGACAACATTTCTCTGGGCAAAGGTTCCGCGTTCTGAATCCTGCCCGGACAGGCGGATTGGCGTACCATCCTTCAGGATGGAGGCGAATGCCAATGTTTCTGCAAGGCCCCAGTCAATTTTTCCGTTGCCTTCGAGCGCTTCAGTCCTGCGCTTCAGGATTTTGTCCAGTTTATTGAAGACCTTGAAATCTTCAGGCCATGTCAGAAGCTCTTCATTGATTTGCTTTAATGTCTTCAGTTCAACAGCTGTGGCTAATTCAGGAATACCTTTTTCAACCGTTTCAGGCGGATTGGTTTCCTCAACTTCCTTTTTCTTATCTGGAACTTTATTATAGGCCTCTTTCAGCTTATCAAGAACCTCAGCATCCATTCCTTCCAGGCTTTCCCTGGAAAGAGTGCCGTTTGCAACCAGCTGTTCACTGTATAGTGATTTAATGGTTGGGCGCTTATGTATAACATTGTACATAAGCGGATTTGTCGTCATCGGCTCATCCATTTCGTTGTGTCCGAAACGTCGGTAGCCGATCAGATCAATCAGAAAATCTTTATTGAATTTCGCCCTGTATTCACAGGCGAGCTGGGCGGCAGCTACCACAGCTTCAGGATCGTCAGCATTTACATGCAGGATCGGAATTTCATAGCCCTTGGCAAGATCGCTTGCATACCGGGTAGATCTGGAATCCTGGGATTCTGTTGTAAATCCGATCGTATTATTTGCAATGATATGAATGGTTCCGCCAGTACGGTAACCAGTAAGCTGGCTGAGATTCAATGTTTCTGCCACAGTTCCCTGTCCCGGGAAAGCTGCGTCACCATGAATAAGGATTGCCATAGCCGAGCTTGGATCTTCCTTCGGATAGCCGGAAGCGCTTCTGTCATCCTGGGCTGCCCGTGTGAAGCCTTCAACTACCGCGCCGACGAATTCAAGGTGGCTCGGGTTATTAGCAAGCGTCAGTCTTGCTTTAGTCGTGTTTTCCTTCTTGATCTGCCTGTCCAATCCCAGGTGATATTTTACGTCGCCTGTCCAGCCGTAGTTAATGCCGATAGAACCTTCAGAAGGCACAAGCTCTTTATTCGGCGCATGCTGGAATTCAGCGAAGATCATTTCATACGGCTTACCAAGCACATGGGCAAGCACGTTCAGGCGGCCCCGGTGAGCCATTCCGATATTGATCGTCTTCGCGCCGTCGACAACAGATTCTGCAACCAGCTCGTCCAATAGCGGCACAAGCGTATCAAGCCCTTCGATTGAAAAGCGTTTTTGCCCGACAAATGTGCGATGAAGGAATTTTTCAAACTCCTCAACCTCCATCAGCCTTTTCAGGACTCCCACCTTCTTTTCATTTGAAGGTTCGGCAAGCAGTGTGCCTGTTTCCACCTTGTTCCGAAGCCAATTCTTTTCGTTCACATCGTATACATGATGAAACTCATAAGCTATTGTTTGGGTATATACATTCTTAAGATGCTCTATTGCTTCAAATCCATTGCGTACATGTGAAGGGGCATCTGAACAAATGATCGATGCCGGCACCTGCTCCAGATCATTCCGGGTCAATCCATATTGCTCCAGCGCAAGGATGTCTTTCTCCGGCTTATTGTTTTTTAATGGGTAGATATCAGCCGAGATATGGCCGTACGCCCTGATATTATCCGCAAGGCGGATAGCTGCCAGCGTTTTTTCCAGCTGTCCGGGAGCTGCAGCCTGGACAGGCTTATCATTTTCAAAGGTGTCAATCTGAGTTTGTTCAGGAGATCCCCACTTTTCAAAGTACTCTCTCATTTCAGCGTCTACTGATTGAGGGTCCTCCAGGAATCTTTCATATAATTCAATAACATAGCCAAGGTTTGGTCCATGAAACCCCTGTAAAGGTCCCTCGCCGTTGGATGGCGTTTTCATGAAAATTACCTCCGAGTGTTTTTTTAAGAAAACATTTAGTTTCCGGCATTTTATCCCGTAAATTTTTACCCTAATATATGAAATAGTAACGCAAAATTGTATGAATAATAATTTTATTCAGAGGATAAAACGTTTTCAATGACATTTTACCACGCAAATCCCTATCGTACAAAGGATTTAAACTGAAAATTAGAAGAAAAATGTAATTTTTTTTCATCACCTTAAAATCTATATTAAAAAAATGATTTTTCTATTTTTTTTCGCTCCATTATGAATATAGTAATGTTATAATAGGTAGATATCTAACTTTAGGACTGTAAAGGATTAAGGGATTCTTGTGAATAAACAGCGATTATTATTCTAATAGTAAAAAATAAAACCGGGAAAGATTCCCGGTTTTATTTTTTTCCTATGTTTCAACTTAGTAATCTAATACAATGCCTGACCCGGCGTTTTTATGTGCAGTCCCCCATTATATTCTTTCTATATTAATGCCCAGCTGTTTTGTTTTCCTGCTCTTTATGCTGTGCAGACATTCTTGTCTTCTGTCCAAAGGAAAGTCATAAGGACCCTTGACCAGGGTGTCCGCATGCTGGAATGGAATATGGCCTGCCTCTTCGATCAGCTCTCCGTCTTGAATGCATTCATACAATAAGCAGCGATTTTTCATATGTTTTTGCATGGACTCACCTTCACTTTCCTTTTCTTGCTTCTATTCTAAAGCAAAAGAGCTGAATTTTCACAAAAATAAATTCCCATTTTTTCTTTTCTTCCGCATAAATTTCTCCCGGCTGTACAAAAAATATAACGATACTTTCCAAGGAGGAATGAAAATGAATATTGGCAGGGCAAAAGAAATTCTTATGTCTGCTGATCCTATTAAAGTCAGCTATGAAGGTG is a window from the Bacillus infantis NRRL B-14911 genome containing:
- a CDS encoding AAC(3) family N-acetyltransferase; the protein is MSEEKAVSRSTSLITAETLRKDLESLGVREGMTLIVHSSLSSIGWVCGAEQAVIQALLSAVGEQGTIVMPSQSLGNSDPKYWQNPAVPEEWWDGIRKGMPAYDPTTTPTRGMGRVAELFRTFPDARRSGHPTVSFSAIGRLAEEMTQTHSTDLPFGEESPLAKLYDSGSMVLLIGVGYDNSTSMHLGEYRAGGLKTYKQSSAMMEGGKRIWKTYTEAEVDSDRFPEIGRAFEKEHSVMKGKLGQADCLMMSQRDIVDFTVKWLQKEKGGQINEFEA
- the sda gene encoding sporulation histidine kinase inhibitor Sda, whose product is MKIMSNEQLVVSYRDALKTGMEKEWINILKGEIQRRGLRPFKN
- the odhB gene encoding 2-oxoglutarate dehydrogenase complex dihydrolipoyllysine-residue succinyltransferase, giving the protein MAEIKVPELAESITEGTVAQWLKQPGDFVNKGDYVVELETDKVNVEIISEYSGVIKDLGAQEGDTVQVGETIATVDTEATEGSAPAEEALAEKAPQASEPPAAPKEPVTNEAKPQTEEEQEKKQRPIASPAARKMAREKGIDLSQVPTADPLGRVRAQDVSGYNPQAAKQESKPAAASPGPAAQPAQDSKPVERVRMSRRRQTIANRLVEVQQNAAMLTTFNEVDMTNVMNLRKRRKDKFFEENDVKLGFMSFFTKAVVAALKKNPLLNAEIQGDELVLKKFYDIGIAVSAKEGLVVPVVRDADRKNFAEIEGDIMDLADKARNNKLSLNDLQGGTFTITNGGVFGSLLSTPILNGPQVGILGMHSIQLRPVAIDAEKMENRPMMYIALSYDHRIVDGKEAVTFLKRVKELIEDPESLLFEA
- the sucA gene encoding 2-oxoglutarate dehydrogenase E1 component yields the protein MKTPSNGEGPLQGFHGPNLGYVIELYERFLEDPQSVDAEMREYFEKWGSPEQTQIDTFENDKPVQAAAPGQLEKTLAAIRLADNIRAYGHISADIYPLKNNKPEKDILALEQYGLTRNDLEQVPASIICSDAPSHVRNGFEAIEHLKNVYTQTIAYEFHHVYDVNEKNWLRNKVETGTLLAEPSNEKKVGVLKRLMEVEEFEKFLHRTFVGQKRFSIEGLDTLVPLLDELVAESVVDGAKTINIGMAHRGRLNVLAHVLGKPYEMIFAEFQHAPNKELVPSEGSIGINYGWTGDVKYHLGLDRQIKKENTTKARLTLANNPSHLEFVGAVVEGFTRAAQDDRSASGYPKEDPSSAMAILIHGDAAFPGQGTVAETLNLSQLTGYRTGGTIHIIANNTIGFTTESQDSRSTRYASDLAKGYEIPILHVNADDPEAVVAAAQLACEYRAKFNKDFLIDLIGYRRFGHNEMDEPMTTNPLMYNVIHKRPTIKSLYSEQLVANGTLSRESLEGMDAEVLDKLKEAYNKVPDKKKEVEETNPPETVEKGIPELATAVELKTLKQINEELLTWPEDFKVFNKLDKILKRRTEALEGNGKIDWGLAETLAFASILKDGTPIRLSGQDSERGTFAQRNVVLHDSSSGKAYSPLHMLSSSKASFAVHNSPLSEMAVVGFEYGYNVFAPETLVLWEAQYGDFSNAAQVMFDQFISAGRAKWGQKSGLVMLLPHGYEGQGPEHSSGRVERFLTLAAENNWTVANLTSSAQYFHILRRQAAILNREEVRPLVLMSPKSLLRNPNVASNGLELSEGAFQPIIEQPGLGQAKDQVKRIVFGTGKIMIDLHENIEDAANLDWLHILRVEEIYPFPMKKIRSILEQYPNVEEIVWVQEEPKNMGAWNFVEPRLSELAPAGAKVSYTGRRRRSSPAEGDPNVHKKEQARIINEVLTRTEEGGF